In Holophagales bacterium, one DNA window encodes the following:
- the nusB gene encoding transcription antitermination factor NusB, whose translation MGKRRLARELALQMLFQRDLGDASPREIFALFRFEAYVDEAGGDDAEEASEPPTPSPAHRLTPVTETQAHEAFEHAKDLVQGTVDHLGEIDDLIRQQAENWRLERMPPVDRNVLRLAVFELLYAADVPKLVVVDEAVELAKRFGAEQSSRFVNGLLDGLLKSQTFPGSLT comes from the coding sequence TTGGGAAAGCGGCGGCTGGCACGCGAGCTCGCACTGCAGATGCTTTTCCAGAGGGACTTGGGCGACGCGAGCCCGCGCGAGATCTTCGCGCTCTTCCGCTTCGAGGCCTATGTGGACGAGGCCGGGGGGGACGACGCGGAGGAAGCGAGCGAGCCCCCGACCCCTTCCCCGGCCCATCGCCTCACGCCGGTCACCGAGACCCAGGCGCACGAAGCCTTCGAGCACGCCAAAGATCTCGTCCAGGGCACGGTGGATCACCTCGGCGAGATCGACGACCTGATCCGGCAACAGGCGGAGAACTGGCGACTGGAACGAATGCCTCCCGTCGATCGGAACGTCCTTCGTCTTGCCGTCTTCGAGCTGCTCTACGCGGCGGATGTGCCGAAGCTCGTCGTCGTCGACGAAGCGGTCGAGCTCGCCAAGCGGTTCGGCGCCGAACAGTCGAGCCGGTTCGTCAACGGGTTGCTCGACGGCCTGTTGAAGAGCCAG
- a CDS encoding 6,7-dimethyl-8-ribityllumazine synthase produces MEHAGSLLGGDLRFGIVVSRFNGRLSELLLEGACDALERHGVATSQIEIVRVPGAWEIPLALRELARLGRFQALVALGVLIRGETPHFDYLAKESASGAAVVSREFSLPVAFGVLTCEDSRQAEERSGGKAGNKGAEAALAALEMANVVASLRRSGSS; encoded by the coding sequence ATGGAACATGCCGGATCCTTGCTCGGCGGGGATCTCCGTTTCGGGATCGTCGTCTCGCGGTTCAATGGCCGCCTTTCCGAATTGTTGCTCGAAGGGGCGTGCGATGCCCTCGAGCGCCACGGCGTGGCGACGTCTCAGATCGAGATCGTCCGCGTTCCCGGAGCCTGGGAGATTCCGCTGGCGCTGCGCGAGCTCGCCCGGCTCGGGCGGTTCCAAGCGCTCGTTGCTCTCGGTGTCCTCATCCGTGGGGAGACGCCGCACTTCGACTACCTTGCCAAGGAGTCGGCGAGCGGTGCCGCCGTCGTGTCGCGCGAGTTCTCGCTCCCGGTGGCGTTCGGCGTTCTCACCTGCGAGGACTCGCGGCAGGCCGAGGAGCGCTCGGGCGGCAAGGCGGGAAACAAGGGCGCCGAGGCCGCGCTGGCGGCTCTCGAAATGGCGAACGTCGTGGCGAGCCTGCGTCGGAGCGGCTCGTCCTAG
- a CDS encoding SDR family oxidoreductase, whose product MKDEPAVAVISGAGSGIGRAAASVLARRGYRLALLGRTPGTLRETIDLAGAPGVVFPCDVRVAAEVTQVAGEIEASLGEVAVVVPCAGTVALASLEETPPELFAEIVDTNLGGTFHLLRAFLPGMRRRQARSWILPVLSVAATRGFPGWSAYCASKWGLRGLLAALREELRGSAVRLTAVFPGATATDLWDRLPGTWSREAMVPVEDVARAIGWALDVDAATALEEIHLGPAGGAL is encoded by the coding sequence ATGAAAGACGAGCCCGCGGTCGCCGTCATCAGCGGCGCTGGCTCGGGCATCGGGCGAGCCGCTGCCAGCGTTCTGGCGCGGCGGGGATACCGTCTCGCGCTTCTCGGGCGAACGCCCGGGACGCTTCGAGAGACCATCGACCTTGCCGGCGCCCCAGGGGTGGTCTTCCCGTGTGACGTCCGCGTCGCGGCGGAGGTTACACAGGTCGCCGGGGAGATCGAGGCGAGCCTGGGAGAGGTGGCGGTCGTCGTGCCGTGCGCCGGCACGGTAGCCCTGGCGTCTCTGGAAGAGACCCCTCCGGAGCTCTTCGCCGAAATCGTCGACACCAACCTCGGGGGCACCTTTCATCTTCTTCGAGCATTCCTCCCGGGCATGCGACGACGTCAAGCGCGTTCGTGGATTCTTCCGGTGCTCTCGGTGGCCGCGACCCGTGGATTCCCCGGATGGAGCGCCTACTGTGCCAGCAAATGGGGATTGCGCGGTCTGCTCGCCGCGTTGCGCGAGGAGCTCCGAGGGAGTGCCGTGCGGCTGACCGCCGTCTTTCCCGGCGCCACGGCCACCGACCTCTGGGACCGCCTCCCCGGGACGTGGAGCCGAGAGGCGATGGTTCCCGTGGAGGACGTCGCGAGGGCGATCGGTTGGGCCCTCGACGTGGATGCGGCGACGGCGCTCGAAGAGATCCACCTGGGTCCAGCCGGTGGCGCGCTGTGA
- a CDS encoding MerR family transcriptional regulator, giving the protein MAKKTGFRIGEVCRELDLQPYVLRYWETEFPVLQPPPGATTQRSYGEREVEVLRRIKTLLYDEGYTIAGAKKKLEGELAAGFPLAGAAGSLFAGEAGGGAEASGAVAGSPSLPALDSVEPQRIEHVRSAIAAALVEAKEIQSLLRGDPAREPR; this is encoded by the coding sequence ATGGCGAAGAAGACCGGCTTTCGCATCGGGGAGGTCTGCCGCGAGCTCGACCTGCAGCCGTACGTCCTCCGCTATTGGGAAACCGAGTTCCCGGTTCTTCAGCCCCCGCCCGGGGCCACGACCCAGCGCTCGTATGGCGAGCGGGAGGTCGAGGTGCTGCGGCGAATCAAGACCCTGTTGTACGACGAGGGTTACACGATCGCCGGGGCGAAGAAGAAGCTCGAGGGCGAGCTCGCAGCCGGCTTCCCGCTGGCCGGAGCCGCCGGATCGCTCTTCGCTGGAGAGGCGGGCGGGGGAGCGGAAGCGAGCGGCGCTGTTGCGGGCTCGCCAAGCTTGCCGGCGCTTGACAGCGTCGAGCCGCAGCGGATAGAACACGTTCGGTCCGCGATCGCCGCAGCTCTCGTCGAGGCGAAGGAGATCCAGTCGTTGCTCCGAGGAGATCCGGCTCGCGAACCACGTTGA
- the der gene encoding ribosome biogenesis GTPase Der has protein sequence MQLTPTVAIVGRPNVGKSSLFNRLVGRRQAIVHDQPGVTRDRIVALANLDPTHAVQLVDTGGLVPGDDPLGLGKQVLMALADSDLVVVVVDGSEGLVPADELVVAEVRRLGKPWILAVNKGDTTLAKRNAGEFHRLGVEALVLISAEHGGGIGELVDELVARLPAVQVETRPDLPGLAVVGRPNVGKSSLVNRLLGQERVLVSPIPGTTRDPVDCVITRGERSYLLVDTAGIRRRSKTSGAAEELAVLFARRQLERADVAILLIDAAAGVTSGDLAIAGLVNEVGRAAVVGINKWDLLDERRREALEATWPRLDQLLSGPTRVNLSALSGRGLEKLFPAVDRALVGFRREVSTGELNRLAQEIVLEHRPPAHDGRPWRLLYATQVATGPPTFMLFANHSLSLRDSYRRYLENRLRERLELEGVPLRLVIRRRDRGGDGSR, from the coding sequence TTGCAACTGACCCCCACTGTCGCCATCGTCGGCCGACCGAACGTCGGCAAATCGAGCCTCTTCAACCGGCTGGTGGGGCGGCGCCAAGCCATCGTTCACGATCAGCCGGGCGTGACGCGGGATCGGATCGTCGCCCTGGCGAACCTCGACCCGACGCACGCGGTTCAGCTCGTCGACACCGGCGGTCTCGTCCCCGGCGACGATCCGCTCGGCCTCGGCAAGCAGGTGCTGATGGCGCTTGCCGACAGTGATCTCGTCGTCGTCGTGGTCGATGGCTCCGAGGGGCTGGTTCCGGCAGACGAGCTGGTGGTCGCCGAAGTGCGACGTCTCGGCAAGCCGTGGATTCTCGCCGTCAACAAGGGCGACACGACGCTGGCGAAACGCAATGCGGGGGAGTTCCACCGGCTCGGGGTCGAGGCGTTGGTGCTGATCTCCGCCGAACACGGCGGCGGAATCGGCGAGCTCGTCGACGAGCTGGTCGCCCGGCTGCCGGCGGTCCAAGTCGAGACGCGTCCTGACCTCCCGGGGCTTGCCGTGGTGGGGCGGCCCAACGTCGGCAAGTCCTCCCTGGTCAACCGGCTGCTCGGCCAGGAACGGGTGCTCGTTTCGCCGATTCCTGGCACCACCCGCGATCCGGTCGACTGCGTGATCACGCGCGGCGAACGCAGCTATCTGCTCGTCGACACCGCCGGAATCCGTCGTCGCAGCAAGACGAGCGGCGCTGCCGAGGAGCTAGCGGTGCTGTTCGCGCGGCGGCAACTGGAGCGAGCGGACGTGGCGATCCTGCTCATCGACGCCGCTGCCGGGGTGACGTCCGGTGACCTGGCCATCGCCGGCCTGGTCAACGAGGTCGGACGCGCCGCGGTCGTCGGCATCAACAAGTGGGATCTGCTCGACGAGCGTCGCCGCGAGGCGCTCGAGGCAACTTGGCCACGCCTCGACCAGCTGCTCTCCGGGCCGACGCGGGTGAACCTGTCGGCGCTCTCCGGGCGAGGCCTCGAAAAGCTCTTTCCGGCCGTCGACCGTGCCCTCGTCGGCTTTCGACGCGAGGTATCGACCGGCGAGCTCAATCGGCTGGCTCAGGAGATCGTTCTCGAGCACCGGCCGCCGGCGCACGACGGCCGTCCCTGGCGATTGCTCTACGCGACCCAGGTCGCGACCGGCCCGCCGACGTTCATGCTCTTCGCCAATCACAGCCTCTCGCTGCGCGACTCGTATCGGCGCTACCTCGAGAACCGCCTGCGCGAACGCCTCGAGCTCGAAGGGGTGCCGCTGCGACTGGTGATCCGGCGGCGTGATCGGGGTGGGGACGGCTCGCGATAG
- a CDS encoding acyl carrier protein: MSTVPESAALRQRIKEVIVDRLKLEIQPAQIQDNDPLFGDGLGLDSIDALELVLGIEQAFGVKIEDEEVGVQALASVETLAQFIVGKLARQAS; this comes from the coding sequence ATGAGCACGGTCCCAGAATCCGCCGCGTTGCGCCAGCGCATCAAAGAAGTGATCGTCGACCGCCTGAAGCTCGAGATCCAGCCCGCGCAGATCCAGGATAACGATCCACTCTTCGGAGACGGCCTCGGCCTCGATTCGATCGACGCCCTGGAGCTCGTCCTGGGCATCGAGCAAGCCTTCGGCGTGAAGATCGAGGACGAGGAGGTCGGTGTCCAGGCCTTGGCCTCGGTCGAGACCCTCGCCCAGTTCATCGTCGGCAAGCTGGCCCGCCAAGCCTCCTGA
- a CDS encoding SDR family oxidoreductase, protein MNGKVALVTGGSGGIGEACVRSFAERGARVAFTYLSRAEAAAKIAGETGARAYPLDLASREGTSELIRTIEADLGEISILVHNAGLIRDAPIAFLTEADWDLVQEVNLKAPFRLTKAVLRGMVRQRWGRVVAVASASGVIGQLGQAHYGAAKAGLIAFIKALAREMARYGVTANAVAPGFIATDMIAGLPQKKLDEYLKAVPLGRAGTAAEVAAVVTFLASESASYVTGQAIRVDGGLVMA, encoded by the coding sequence ATGAACGGCAAGGTCGCCCTGGTGACCGGTGGAAGTGGGGGCATCGGCGAAGCATGCGTCCGCTCGTTCGCCGAGCGTGGCGCCCGGGTGGCGTTCACCTACCTGTCGCGCGCCGAAGCGGCAGCGAAGATCGCCGGAGAAACCGGTGCCCGGGCCTACCCGCTGGATCTCGCGTCGCGGGAGGGGACGTCGGAGCTGATCCGCACGATCGAGGCGGATCTCGGCGAAATCTCGATTCTCGTGCACAACGCCGGGCTGATCCGGGATGCACCGATCGCGTTCCTGACGGAGGCCGACTGGGACCTGGTGCAAGAGGTCAACCTCAAGGCCCCGTTCCGGCTGACCAAGGCGGTGCTCCGCGGCATGGTTCGGCAGCGGTGGGGGAGAGTCGTTGCGGTGGCGAGTGCCAGTGGTGTCATCGGGCAACTCGGGCAGGCGCACTACGGGGCCGCGAAAGCAGGGCTCATCGCCTTCATCAAGGCGCTCGCTCGCGAGATGGCGCGCTACGGGGTGACGGCCAACGCCGTCGCGCCGGGGTTCATCGCCACCGACATGATCGCCGGACTACCGCAGAAGAAGCTCGACGAATACCTCAAGGCCGTGCCGCTGGGTCGCGCCGGGACCGCGGCGGAAGTGGCGGCTGTCGTCACCTTCCTCGCTTCCGAGTCGGCCTCCTATGTCACCGGTCAGGCGATCCGCGTGGATGGCGGTCTCGTGATGGCATGA
- a CDS encoding ACP S-malonyltransferase, giving the protein MKVAALFAGQQSERVGMGRALAERSPAARQLLDRASRVLGRDLGRLLFEGPAHELNRPVNSQLAVLTVDLMAWEAVRESRRQVDLVTGFSLGALAALVAASGLELEGALAIVVRTAEIYDEILGALAAGMAAIVGVPAERIERACVRQSRGGELATIASRSHPSTVVVTGDHAAVARVVEEIAPEALRTSWLPVGWPVHSPLLEPVVARLHREIEQLAPCRDLAIPVVSPFDGAVIRDRAEVRRLSGRVVVEPLRWDLALERCAALGVTKFYECGAGEQIGRMLRWWRRDVALETIGAEIGPLAEAV; this is encoded by the coding sequence ATGAAGGTCGCCGCACTGTTTGCCGGCCAACAATCGGAGCGGGTGGGCATGGGGCGGGCGCTCGCCGAACGGTCGCCGGCGGCGCGCCAACTCCTCGATCGCGCGTCGCGTGTGCTCGGACGCGACCTGGGCAGGCTCCTCTTCGAAGGGCCGGCCCACGAGCTGAATCGACCGGTGAACTCCCAGCTCGCGGTGCTCACCGTCGACTTGATGGCTTGGGAGGCGGTCCGCGAATCGCGTCGGCAGGTCGACCTCGTCACCGGCTTCAGCCTGGGTGCACTCGCCGCCCTGGTCGCCGCCTCGGGGCTCGAGCTCGAAGGCGCGCTCGCCATCGTCGTGCGGACCGCGGAGATCTACGACGAGATTCTCGGGGCGCTGGCCGCCGGCATGGCAGCCATCGTCGGAGTTCCGGCAGAGAGGATCGAGCGTGCCTGCGTGCGACAGAGCCGCGGCGGAGAGTTGGCCACGATCGCCAGCCGCAGCCATCCTTCGACGGTCGTCGTCACCGGAGATCATGCGGCGGTGGCCCGGGTGGTCGAGGAGATCGCCCCCGAGGCGCTGCGGACGAGCTGGCTGCCGGTCGGCTGGCCCGTGCATTCGCCGCTGCTCGAGCCGGTGGTCGCCCGGTTGCACCGCGAAATCGAGCAACTTGCTCCGTGCCGCGACCTCGCGATCCCGGTCGTGTCGCCGTTCGACGGGGCGGTGATTCGAGACCGCGCCGAGGTGCGACGCCTTTCGGGCCGGGTCGTGGTCGAACCGCTGCGCTGGGATCTCGCGCTCGAACGCTGCGCCGCTCTCGGCGTCACGAAGTTCTACGAATGCGGTGCCGGCGAGCAGATCGGGCGAATGCTGCGGTGGTGGCGGCGTGACGTGGCGCTCGAGACGATCGGGGCGGAAATCGGCCCCTTGGCGGAGGCGGTATGA
- a CDS encoding polysaccharide deacetylase family protein: protein MRQQALAGAGRYALSIDVEEWYHTCWVGEWVDPGQRPRLVEELDRLIPSTLDLLAECRARATFFVLGEVARRLPDRIRQVAGAGHEVASHGDLHFRVDRWSVEEFSQQASEAKRQLEDLTGAEVVGFRAPEWSMRRPDNPRLRALAEAGYRYDSSVSPCWGAGSHENLVDPYELSWSGTEPLLEMPPLAFGGAARLPVCGWTGRVVPPAWIARAARRRAAAGGAAVMTFHPWEIVDRPVPGEMMGLARLFHDLGRRGYRDRLAEVLARLPWMPLREAAGWSSPVIAEGGASDRSCVEGGGAE, encoded by the coding sequence TTGCGTCAGCAAGCGCTCGCCGGCGCCGGTCGCTATGCGCTGTCGATCGACGTCGAAGAGTGGTACCACACCTGCTGGGTCGGCGAATGGGTCGATCCCGGACAGCGGCCTCGCTTGGTCGAGGAGCTGGACCGCTTGATCCCGTCGACGCTCGACCTGCTCGCGGAGTGCCGGGCGAGGGCGACGTTCTTCGTCCTGGGCGAGGTGGCTCGCCGCCTGCCGGATCGCATCCGGCAGGTCGCCGGGGCCGGCCACGAGGTGGCGAGCCATGGCGATCTTCACTTCCGCGTCGACCGCTGGTCCGTCGAGGAGTTCTCGCAGCAGGCAAGCGAGGCCAAGCGACAGCTCGAGGATCTGACGGGAGCCGAGGTCGTCGGCTTCCGGGCCCCGGAGTGGTCGATGCGTCGCCCAGACAACCCGCGGCTGCGCGCCCTGGCCGAGGCCGGGTACCGCTACGACAGCTCCGTTTCTCCCTGCTGGGGGGCCGGGTCTCACGAGAACCTGGTGGATCCGTACGAGCTCTCCTGGTCCGGAACGGAACCGCTCCTGGAGATGCCGCCCCTCGCCTTCGGCGGGGCCGCTCGCCTGCCGGTCTGCGGGTGGACCGGGCGGGTGGTGCCGCCAGCCTGGATCGCCCGGGCAGCTCGGCGGAGAGCCGCAGCCGGCGGTGCCGCGGTGATGACGTTCCACCCGTGGGAGATCGTCGATCGACCGGTGCCCGGGGAGATGATGGGGCTCGCCCGCCTCTTTCACGACCTCGGACGGCGAGGCTACCGGGACCGACTCGCCGAGGTGCTCGCCCGGCTCCCTTGGATGCCGTTGCGCGAGGCCGCAGGATGGAGCAGCCCGGTGATCGCCGAGGGCGGCGCGAGCGATCGGTCGTGCGTCGAGGGCGGAGGTGCCGAATGA
- a CDS encoding glycosyltransferase family 2 protein: MVVERSELVAVLPALDCAGTITEVVRGLAGHVGRVVVVSDGSRDATASLARQAGAEVEELAENRGKGYALRRGIEIALRSAPRAIALVDADGQHDPADLPALIGSWRDEGWDLVIGCRLASPELIPPVRYWTNYIGSRILSWFTGRELEDSQSGFRLLDGALAASLHLRSDGYAIETEMLIKAAARGARIGHVRVSTIYNGAGSHFRPLLDTVRISCAAIYFKVFDEY, translated from the coding sequence ATGGTCGTCGAACGATCCGAGCTCGTCGCCGTGCTTCCGGCCCTCGATTGCGCCGGGACCATCACCGAGGTCGTCCGCGGGCTCGCCGGGCACGTCGGGCGCGTCGTCGTGGTGAGCGATGGCTCGCGCGACGCCACGGCCTCCCTGGCGCGACAGGCCGGGGCGGAGGTCGAGGAGCTGGCGGAGAATCGCGGGAAGGGATACGCCCTGCGGCGGGGAATCGAGATCGCGTTGCGCAGCGCCCCGCGAGCCATTGCACTGGTCGACGCCGACGGGCAGCACGACCCCGCCGATCTGCCGGCCCTGATCGGGAGCTGGCGAGACGAAGGGTGGGACCTGGTGATCGGCTGCCGGCTCGCCTCTCCCGAGCTCATTCCGCCGGTACGCTACTGGACGAACTACATCGGCTCGCGCATTCTGAGCTGGTTCACCGGCCGCGAGCTCGAGGACAGCCAGTCCGGATTTCGGCTGCTCGACGGCGCGCTGGCGGCGAGCCTGCACCTGCGCTCGGACGGGTACGCGATCGAGACCGAGATGCTCATCAAGGCGGCGGCGCGGGGGGCGCGCATCGGCCACGTGCGCGTCAGCACTATCTATAATGGCGCCGGGAGCCACTTTCGGCCGCTGCTGGACACCGTCCGCATCTCCTGTGCAGCCATCTACTTCAAGGTCTTCGACGAATACTGA
- a CDS encoding NADH-quinone oxidoreductase subunit A yields MPQEYLPILLCLLLAFVLGVILLGLSWLAGKQTGGKVKQSTYESGLPLLDRSRKRLSILFFLVALDFVVFDVEAAFLYPWALVIRDGGWPLLGAVMVFVGFILAGYAYVWRKGGLDLRPRPLPETSSSSPA; encoded by the coding sequence GTGCCGCAGGAATACCTGCCGATCCTCCTCTGCCTGCTGCTCGCGTTCGTTCTCGGCGTGATTCTCCTCGGCCTTTCCTGGCTGGCCGGGAAACAGACCGGGGGCAAGGTCAAGCAGTCGACCTACGAGTCGGGGCTTCCCCTCCTCGACCGGTCCCGCAAGCGGCTGTCGATCCTCTTCTTCCTCGTCGCCCTCGACTTCGTGGTGTTCGACGTCGAAGCCGCATTCCTTTATCCATGGGCGCTGGTGATCCGCGATGGCGGATGGCCGCTCCTGGGTGCGGTCATGGTCTTCGTCGGCTTCATCCTGGCGGGCTATGCCTACGTCTGGAGGAAGGGTGGCCTCGACCTGCGACCGCGCCCGCTCCCCGAGACGAGCTCGAGCTCCCCAGCATGA
- a CDS encoding NAD(P)H-dependent oxidoreductase subunit E: MSHDTESANSALPDAARAEIEALRPRYPTAEALLLPALHIAQRYAGGWLPDAVVEAVAQLLELAPSKALGVVSFYDMFHQHPVGRHRVRVCNNLSCQLRGAEEILATVRQELGVAEDEVTSDGRCSYVHFECLGSCDTAPMMMVDDDYHENLTPERVRQILRSLA, from the coding sequence ATGAGTCACGACACCGAATCGGCGAACTCGGCCCTGCCGGATGCCGCGCGGGCCGAGATCGAAGCGCTTCGCCCGCGCTATCCGACGGCAGAAGCCCTCCTCCTTCCCGCCCTGCACATCGCCCAGCGGTACGCGGGCGGCTGGCTGCCCGATGCCGTGGTCGAAGCCGTGGCTCAGCTCCTCGAGCTGGCTCCGTCCAAGGCGCTGGGAGTGGTCAGCTTCTACGACATGTTCCATCAGCATCCTGTCGGTCGACACCGGGTCCGGGTGTGCAACAACCTCTCCTGTCAGTTGCGCGGCGCCGAGGAGATCCTCGCCACCGTGCGCCAGGAGCTCGGCGTGGCCGAGGACGAGGTCACCTCCGACGGTCGCTGCTCCTACGTTCACTTCGAATGCCTCGGCTCCTGCGACACCGCGCCGATGATGATGGTGGACGACGATTACCACGAGAATCTCACCCCGGAGCGTGTCCGCCAGATCCTGAGGAGCCTCGCCTGA
- the nuoF gene encoding NADH-quinone oxidoreductase subunit NuoF: protein MAFERVLTRNVGRAEARTVKGYRESGGYDALAKALRMPPEEIIEEVKRSGLRGRGGAGFPCGLKWSFVPRGTDKPKYLVCNADESEPGTFKDRLLIEQDPHQLIEGCAICCVAVGAATCYIYIRGEYTYPARVLDEAIRDAYAQGILGDSVMGSGFKLDMVVHRGAGAYICGEETGMLESLEGRRGQPRVKPPFPAVVGAFGCPTVINNVETLCNVPHILLRGADWFKSIGTDERNTGPKLFAVSGHVERPGTYELPIGVTFDELLEVCGGMYKGRELKAFIPGGASAAMMPASQRGIRMDFDTLAKAGSMLGSAAVIVMDETVCLVRAAARLAKFFAHESCGQCTPCREGTNWLALILKRIEHGHGLPGDTDLLLSVGRHTGGNSLCALGDAAQGPVLSLVRSFREEVERHIAEGRCPLPAKPFFEQGATA from the coding sequence ATGGCATTCGAGCGCGTCCTGACCCGCAACGTCGGCCGGGCCGAGGCTCGAACGGTGAAGGGCTATCGCGAAAGCGGTGGCTACGACGCCCTCGCCAAGGCGCTGCGGATGCCCCCCGAAGAGATCATCGAAGAGGTCAAGCGCTCGGGGTTGCGCGGCCGCGGCGGTGCCGGATTCCCCTGCGGGCTGAAGTGGAGCTTCGTACCGCGGGGAACCGACAAGCCGAAGTATCTCGTCTGCAACGCCGACGAGTCCGAGCCCGGGACCTTCAAGGATCGACTGCTGATCGAGCAGGACCCTCACCAGTTGATCGAAGGCTGCGCGATCTGCTGCGTTGCCGTCGGTGCGGCGACTTGCTACATCTACATCCGCGGCGAGTACACCTACCCTGCCCGGGTGCTCGACGAGGCCATTCGCGACGCCTACGCCCAGGGCATCCTGGGCGACAGTGTCATGGGATCCGGATTCAAGCTCGACATGGTCGTCCACCGCGGTGCCGGCGCCTACATCTGCGGCGAAGAGACCGGGATGCTCGAATCGCTCGAAGGCCGGCGCGGCCAGCCGAGGGTCAAGCCACCGTTTCCCGCCGTCGTCGGCGCCTTCGGCTGCCCGACGGTAATCAACAACGTCGAGACGCTCTGCAACGTGCCGCACATCCTGCTGCGCGGCGCCGACTGGTTCAAGAGCATCGGCACCGACGAGCGCAACACCGGGCCCAAGCTCTTCGCCGTCTCCGGCCATGTCGAGCGCCCCGGGACGTACGAGCTGCCGATCGGCGTCACCTTCGACGAGCTGCTCGAGGTCTGCGGCGGGATGTACAAGGGGCGCGAGCTCAAGGCGTTCATCCCCGGCGGCGCCTCGGCAGCGATGATGCCGGCGTCCCAACGTGGCATCCGCATGGATTTCGACACGCTCGCCAAGGCCGGCAGCATGCTCGGTTCGGCCGCGGTGATCGTCATGGACGAAACGGTCTGCCTGGTGCGGGCCGCTGCCCGGCTCGCCAAGTTCTTCGCTCACGAGTCCTGTGGACAATGCACGCCCTGTCGCGAGGGGACCAACTGGCTCGCGCTCATCCTCAAGCGGATCGAGCACGGGCACGGGCTACCGGGTGACACCGACCTGCTGCTCTCGGTCGGCCGGCACACGGGCGGGAACTCCCTCTGCGCGCTGGGCGACGCCGCCCAGGGGCCGGTGCTCTCGCTGGTCCGGAGCTTCCGCGAGGAGGTCGAGCGCCACATCGCCGAGGGCCGCTGCCCGCTTCCGGCCAAGCCGTTCTTCGAGCAGGGAGCGACCGCCTGA